The Planctomicrobium piriforme genome contains the following window.
GATCTGGCACTTCAGCCACATCCTTAAAGGGGTGAAGATCGGCGACCGATGCAACATCGGCCAGAACGTCGTTATCGGTCCCGATGTCGAAATTGGTTCCGGAGTCAAAATCCAGAACAACGTCTCGGTGTATCGCGGCGTCACGCTGGAAGACGAAGTCTTCTGCGGGCCGTCGATGGTTTTCACGAACATTCTCACGCCCCGAGCCGGCTTTCCCCGCAACCGTCCTGAGGACGATCTGCGAACGGTGGTGAAGAAGGGGGCCAGCCTGGGGGCCAACTGCACCATCGTCTGCGGCGTGACCATTGGCTCCTATGCCCTGATTGGCGCTGGCACCGTCGTCACCAAAGACGTGCCGGCTCATGGCCTTGTCTACGGCAACCCCGGACGCCATCGCGGCTGGGCCTGCCATTGCGGAATCGTGCTGGAAACACTGGGCAGCCCGGACCATTTCGGCTGCCCGGACTGTGGCCGCAGCTATCAGCTCCTCGCCGATCAGCAGCTCGTGCTGCTCGCCGAACGTGCCGCCTGCGCCTGACGAACACCTGTGACAGAAAGAGCAATTCACCATGGTCCCGATGTGCGATGTGACGCTGCAGTACCAGGAACTCAAGGCGGAAATTGACGCCGCGATGCAGAGCGTCGCCGCTGCCGGAAATTACATTCTCGGCCCGCAGGTGAAAGCCCTCGAAGCTGAACTCGCCGCGA
Protein-coding sequences here:
- a CDS encoding acyltransferase, whose product is MTTPAYIHPSSYVDDGVELGAGTRIWHFSHILKGVKIGDRCNIGQNVVIGPDVEIGSGVKIQNNVSVYRGVTLEDEVFCGPSMVFTNILTPRAGFPRNRPEDDLRTVVKKGASLGANCTIVCGVTIGSYALIGAGTVVTKDVPAHGLVYGNPGRHRGWACHCGIVLETLGSPDHFGCPDCGRSYQLLADQQLVLLAERAACA